A genomic window from Oncorhynchus kisutch isolate 150728-3 unplaced genomic scaffold, Okis_V2 scaffold1369, whole genome shotgun sequence includes:
- the LOC109885792 gene encoding low-density lipoprotein receptor-related protein 4-like produces MELLQFTCLLLLFSLKCLTGFGQQCGGNQWQCDDGACLPLSWHCDGNGDCMDGSDEMACPCPRGQVACMAGAPGCVSTSAVCDGQRQCSDGSDEFNCPENQGCLQGDWRCRNKICIPKDQYCNGANDCVDNSDEACGQCGPMAVRCPGGACLTEDERCDGKLHCSDGSDEPSTCGRTCSEENGGCSHSCVDQPWGALCSCPKGHRLSANGASCLDVDECALPYGPCMHLCQHTRVLLLPLPRWLPASRNHLLC; encoded by the exons ATGGAACTGCTGCAGTTCACATGTCTGCTTTTACTTTTCAGCTTGAAATGTTTGACAG GTTTTGGCCAGCAGTGTGGGGGTAACCAGTGGCAGTGTGATGATGGAGCTTGTCTGCCTCTTTCCTGGCACTGTGATGGAAATGGAGACTGTATGGATGGCTCTGATGAAATGGCCTGCC CCTGTCCTAGGGGCCAGGTTGCCTGCATGGCCGGGGCTCCTGGTTGTGTAAGTACCTCTGCAGTATGTGATGGGCAGCGCCAGTGTTCTGATGGATCTGATGAGTTTAACTGCCCAGAGAACCAGGGCTGTCTGCAGGGGGACTGGAGGTGTAGGAATAAGATCTGCATCCCCAAGGACCAATACTGTAATGGTGCTAACGACTGTGTGGACAACTCTGATGAGGCCTGTG GCCAGTGTGGGCCAATGGCTGTGCGTTGTCCTGGAGGGGCGTGTCTGACTGAAGATGAGAGATGTGATGGAAAATTGCACTGCTCTGATGGCAGTGATGAACCCTCTACCTGTG GGAGGACCTGTTCAGAAGAGAACGGTGGCTGCAGTCACTCCTGTGTGGATCAGCCCTGGGGAGCCCTCTGCTCCTGTCCTAAAGGCCATAGGCTGTCTGCTAACGGAGCCTCCTGTCTGG ATGTGGATGAATGCGCTCTGCCTTATGGTCCATGCATGCACTTGTGTCAACACACCCGGGTCCTTCTACTGCCACTGCCGAGATGGCTTCCAGCTTCAAGGAACCACCTGCTATGCTAA